In Pseudomonas sp. GCEP-101, one DNA window encodes the following:
- a CDS encoding LysR family transcriptional regulator, producing the protein MFDWNDLRYFLELHRSGRLLTTAKRLGTTHATVARHIENIERDLGTQLFAQHTGGYQLTPAGQALLKHAEAMENTALLAQEEMSQAISPLGQIRIGVTEGLGTMFLAPRMGELMQRYPGLEVELVSVPRFVSITNREADIAITLERPSADLVISRRLTRYRLSLFASPAYLENAPPLRDRDDLCKHPWIGYVDDLLFSQELLFHHSFCRHPQVVFRSTSVVAQQQAAQAGIGIAILPQYMGLHDPRLVPVLPEEFIEREYWMCTRRELHRSVRLRLVWDFLLEVCGREQGILVEGQTAAPH; encoded by the coding sequence ATGTTCGACTGGAATGACCTGCGCTACTTCCTCGAGCTGCACCGCAGCGGCCGCCTGCTGACCACCGCCAAGCGCCTGGGCACCACCCACGCCACGGTGGCGCGGCATATCGAGAACATCGAGCGCGACCTCGGCACCCAGCTGTTCGCCCAGCACACCGGCGGCTACCAGCTCACCCCCGCCGGCCAGGCGCTGCTCAAGCATGCCGAGGCCATGGAGAACACCGCCCTGCTCGCCCAGGAGGAAATGAGCCAGGCCATCTCGCCGCTGGGGCAGATCCGCATCGGCGTCACCGAGGGCCTGGGCACGATGTTCCTCGCCCCGCGCATGGGCGAGCTGATGCAGCGCTACCCCGGCCTGGAGGTGGAACTGGTATCGGTGCCACGCTTCGTCAGCATCACCAACCGCGAGGCCGACATCGCCATCACCCTGGAGCGCCCCAGCGCCGACCTGGTGATCAGCCGGCGCCTGACCCGCTACCGCCTGAGCCTGTTCGCCAGCCCCGCCTACCTGGAAAACGCGCCGCCCCTGCGCGACCGCGACGACCTGTGTAAACACCCCTGGATCGGCTACGTCGACGACCTGCTGTTCAGCCAGGAACTGCTGTTCCACCACAGCTTCTGCCGCCACCCGCAGGTGGTGTTCCGCAGCACCAGCGTGGTCGCCCAGCAGCAAGCCGCCCAGGCTGGTATCGGCATCGCCATCCTCCCGCAGTACATGGGCCTGCACGACCCACGGCTGGTGCCGGTGCTGCCGGAGGAATTCATCGAGCGCGAATACTGGATGTGCACCCGGCGCGAGTTGCACCGCTCGGTGAGGCTGAGGCTGGTGTGGGACTTTCTGCTGGAGGTGTGCGGGCGCGAACAGGGGATTCTCGTTGAAGGCCAAACCGCGGCCCCGCATTGA
- the chiQ gene encoding ChiQ/YbfN family lipoprotein, producing MQRLFLLAALAACSACSACSAHSTAPVEPKQAYRNCIAGAQGEADKVAVCQAMLQTLKQNARHRAFAEQESVRVLDYQKCLQAAKTGVGENEQPACQKIWQEIRNHDH from the coding sequence ATGCAACGACTCTTCCTGCTGGCCGCCCTGGCTGCCTGCAGCGCTTGCAGCGCTTGCAGCGCGCACAGCACCGCCCCCGTCGAGCCGAAGCAGGCCTACCGCAATTGCATCGCCGGCGCCCAGGGCGAGGCGGACAAGGTGGCGGTGTGCCAAGCGATGCTGCAGACGCTGAAGCAGAACGCCCGGCACCGCGCCTTCGCCGAACAGGAAAGCGTGCGCGTGCTGGATTACCAGAAGTGCCTGCAAGCCGCGAAAACCGGTGTGGGCGAGAACGAACAGCCGGCCTGCCAGAAGATCTGGCAGGAGATCCGCAACCACGACCACTGA
- a CDS encoding GMC family oxidoreductase, whose product MPQALDAYDYLIVGAGPAGCLLANRLSADPANRVLLLEAGGPDNYPWIHIPVGYLYCIGNPRTDWCYDTEQVPGLNGRAIKYPRGRTLGGCSSINGMIYMRGQALDYDGWAAEGNPGWGWNDLLPLFMKMEDHFAGSSELHGAGGEWRVEKQRLSWAILDAFREAAAQAGVRPVDDFNGGDNEGCGYFQVNQRSGVRWNASKAFLRPIANRANLTVLTNVEALRVLLENGRAAGLEVNWQGARRELRARREVILCAGAINTPVLLQRSGIGPRDLLEKHGIGVRHALSGVGGNLQDHLQLRLIYRMNGAPSLNQIASTLWGKMGMGLEYLLKRSGPLSMAPSQLGAFAKSDPSQRSANLEYHVQPLSLERFGEPLHSFPAFTASVCDLRPLSRGTVTLRSPDPRDKPVIQPNYLSHPQDLRVAADAIRLTRRIAASPALARYQPVEFKPGPDYQTEEDLHRAAAEIGTTIFHPAGTCRMGQGEGAVVDSRLRVHGIPGLRIADASIMPSLTSGNSCSPVLVIAEKAAQMILSEPARGAEVIPSSGRTAEEAPVA is encoded by the coding sequence ATGCCCCAGGCGCTGGATGCCTATGACTACCTGATCGTCGGCGCGGGTCCTGCCGGTTGCCTGCTGGCCAATCGCCTGTCCGCTGACCCGGCCAACCGCGTGCTGCTGCTCGAAGCCGGCGGCCCGGACAACTATCCCTGGATCCACATCCCCGTCGGCTACCTCTACTGCATCGGCAACCCGCGTACCGACTGGTGCTACGACACCGAGCAGGTGCCGGGCCTGAACGGCCGCGCGATCAAGTACCCGCGCGGGCGTACGCTCGGCGGCTGCTCGTCGATCAACGGCATGATCTACATGCGCGGCCAGGCGCTGGACTATGACGGCTGGGCCGCCGAGGGCAACCCCGGCTGGGGCTGGAACGACTTGTTGCCGCTGTTCATGAAGATGGAGGACCACTTCGCCGGCTCCAGCGAGCTGCATGGCGCGGGCGGCGAATGGCGGGTGGAGAAGCAGCGGCTGTCGTGGGCGATCCTTGATGCCTTCCGTGAGGCGGCGGCGCAGGCCGGCGTGCGCCCGGTGGACGACTTCAACGGCGGCGACAACGAGGGCTGCGGCTACTTCCAGGTGAACCAGCGTTCGGGTGTGCGCTGGAACGCCTCCAAGGCCTTCCTGAGGCCCATCGCCAACCGTGCCAACCTGACCGTGCTGACGAACGTGGAGGCTCTGCGCGTCCTGCTGGAGAACGGCCGCGCCGCCGGGCTGGAGGTGAACTGGCAAGGCGCGCGGCGCGAACTGCGGGCGCGGCGTGAAGTCATCCTCTGCGCTGGCGCGATCAACACGCCGGTGCTGCTGCAGCGCTCGGGCATCGGCCCGCGCGACCTGCTGGAGAAGCACGGCATCGGCGTGCGCCATGCGCTGTCCGGCGTGGGCGGCAACCTGCAGGACCACCTGCAACTGCGCCTGATCTACCGCATGAACGGGGCGCCGTCGCTGAACCAGATCGCCTCGACGCTGTGGGGCAAGATGGGAATGGGCCTGGAGTACCTGCTCAAGCGCAGCGGCCCGCTGTCCATGGCGCCCAGCCAGTTGGGCGCGTTCGCCAAGTCCGACCCAAGCCAGCGTTCGGCCAACCTGGAATACCACGTGCAGCCGCTGTCGCTGGAGCGCTTCGGCGAGCCGCTGCACAGCTTCCCGGCATTCACCGCCTCGGTCTGCGACCTGCGCCCGCTGAGCCGGGGCACGGTGACCCTGCGCTCGCCCGACCCGCGCGACAAGCCGGTGATCCAGCCCAACTACCTCAGCCACCCGCAGGACCTGCGCGTGGCCGCCGACGCCATCCGCCTGACCCGGCGCATCGCCGCCTCGCCCGCGCTGGCGCGCTATCAGCCGGTGGAGTTCAAGCCCGGCCCGGATTACCAGACCGAAGAAGACCTGCACCGCGCCGCCGCCGAGATCGGCACCACCATCTTCCACCCCGCCGGCACCTGCCGCATGGGGCAGGGCGAGGGCGCGGTGGTGGACAGCCGCTTGCGCGTGCACGGCATCCCCGGCCTGCGCATCGCCGATGCGTCGATCATGCCCAGCCTGACCTCCGGCAACAGCTGTTCGCCGGTGCTGGTGATCGCGGAAAAGGCCGCGCAGATGATATTGAGCGAACCTGCGCGCGGCGCGGAGGTTATCCCTTCCAGTGGGCGCACGGCGGAGGAAGCTCCCGTGGCGTGA
- the chiP gene encoding chitoporin ChiP, translating to MALHRNGRQTLRLAVAGTLLGSALPFTPAVLAAGFVDDSTLTGGLFYWQRDRERKNVATGDYDTNLKHATGNANLDFSSGYAADLVGLDLAAFSAVEFYEAGDSSHPNEIAFSSKNKAYDEDYSGDKGGMSLYKAALKFKLGPAWARAGYIQPSGQTLLASHWSFLPGTYQGVEAGANFDYADAGALSFSYMWADQYKSPWHTDVDSFYRNDRKTRIAYLHSLGAKYDFKNDLVLEAAFGQAQGYVDQYFAKASYHVDVGGRPLSTSYQFYGARDTVNDGGVNDLYDGLAWLQAVTFGYRLGQVDLRLEGTSVKANGNQGYFLQRMTPTYASSNGRLDVWWDNRSDFNANGEKAVYAGALYDLANWNLPGFAVGGSCVYAWDAKPSTDPQYDQSQRVIETAYSLDALYTVQAGFAKGTLFKLHYTRYDNHSDNPSWSNGYGNMFQDEHDLKFMVIAPFTIF from the coding sequence ATGGCTCTTCATCGCAACGGCCGCCAGACGCTTCGCCTGGCCGTGGCCGGCACCCTGCTGGGCAGCGCCCTTCCCTTCACGCCAGCGGTCCTCGCGGCAGGCTTCGTCGATGACTCGACCCTCACCGGCGGGCTGTTCTACTGGCAGCGTGACCGTGAGCGCAAGAACGTCGCCACGGGCGATTACGACACCAACCTCAAGCACGCCACCGGCAACGCCAACCTGGACTTCTCCTCCGGCTACGCCGCCGACCTCGTCGGCCTCGACCTCGCGGCGTTCAGCGCCGTCGAGTTCTACGAAGCCGGCGACAGCTCGCACCCGAACGAGATCGCGTTCTCCTCGAAGAACAAGGCCTACGACGAGGACTATTCCGGCGACAAGGGCGGCATGAGCCTCTACAAGGCCGCGCTCAAGTTCAAGCTCGGCCCGGCGTGGGCGCGGGCGGGCTACATCCAGCCCAGCGGGCAAACGCTGCTGGCCTCGCACTGGAGCTTTCTGCCCGGCACCTACCAGGGCGTCGAAGCGGGGGCGAACTTCGATTACGCCGATGCCGGCGCGCTGAGCTTCTCCTACATGTGGGCAGACCAGTACAAGTCGCCCTGGCACACGGACGTCGACAGCTTCTACCGCAACGACCGCAAGACCCGCATCGCTTACCTGCACTCGCTGGGCGCCAAGTACGACTTCAAGAACGACCTGGTCCTCGAAGCCGCGTTCGGCCAGGCGCAAGGCTACGTCGACCAGTACTTCGCCAAGGCCAGCTACCACGTCGATGTGGGCGGCCGCCCGCTGAGCACCAGCTATCAGTTCTACGGCGCGCGCGACACGGTGAACGACGGCGGGGTGAACGACCTCTACGACGGCCTGGCCTGGCTGCAGGCCGTGACCTTCGGCTATCGCCTCGGCCAGGTGGACCTGCGCCTGGAAGGCACCTCCGTGAAGGCCAACGGCAACCAGGGCTACTTCCTGCAACGCATGACGCCGACCTATGCCTCCTCCAACGGCCGCCTGGACGTGTGGTGGGACAACCGCTCGGACTTCAACGCCAACGGCGAGAAGGCCGTCTATGCCGGCGCGCTCTACGACCTGGCCAACTGGAACCTGCCCGGCTTCGCGGTGGGCGGCTCCTGCGTCTACGCCTGGGATGCCAAACCCAGCACCGACCCGCAGTACGACCAGAGCCAGCGGGTGATCGAAACCGCCTACAGCCTGGACGCGCTCTACACCGTCCAGGCCGGTTTCGCCAAGGGCACGCTCTTCAAGCTGCACTACACCCGCTACGACAACCACTCGGACAACCCGAGCTGGAGCAATGGCTACGGCAACATGTTCCAGGACGAACACGACCTGAAGTTCATGGTCATCGCCCCCTTCACCATCTTCTGA